The proteins below are encoded in one region of Mycobacterium pseudokansasii:
- a CDS encoding MFS transporter: MTETARETGSWRELLSTHLGTAIMLAGGVALYATNEFLTVSLLPSIIAEIGGSRLYAWVTTLYLVGSVVAATAVNPMLLRVGARTSYLMGLTVFGVASLVCGAAPNMETLVAGRTLQGVAGGLLAGLGYALINSALPHRLWTRGSALVSAMWGVATLVGPATGGLFAQFGLWRWAFAATAAMSGLMAVLVLGVLRTRAGASGEQPVTPAHRVPVWSLLLMGAAALAVSVAELPRYLVQTAGLLVASVLLIGIFVVVDWRMQAAVLPHSVFGPGPLKWIYLTMSVQMVAAMVTTYVPLFGQRLGNLTPVAAGFLGASLAVGWTASEIVSASLNNSRVIGHVVAAAPLVMASGLALGALTQRADASLGIVGLWALALLITGTGIGIAWPHLSAWAMDCVDDPAEGGAAAAAINIVQLISAAFGAGLAGVVVNAAAGGEVAAARWLFAVFTVLAALGFIASCRATHRQRRSPG; this comes from the coding sequence GTGACCGAGACGGCGAGGGAGACCGGCAGCTGGCGTGAACTGCTGAGCACGCACTTGGGTACGGCCATCATGCTGGCCGGCGGTGTCGCGCTGTATGCCACCAACGAGTTCCTGACCGTCAGCCTCCTGCCGAGCATCATCGCCGAAATCGGCGGCAGCCGGCTGTACGCCTGGGTGACAACCCTGTATCTCGTCGGTTCGGTGGTGGCGGCGACCGCCGTCAACCCCATGCTGTTGCGGGTCGGTGCCCGCACCTCGTACCTGATGGGGTTGACCGTTTTCGGCGTCGCGAGCCTGGTGTGCGGGGCCGCGCCGAATATGGAGACCCTGGTGGCCGGACGCACCCTGCAGGGGGTGGCCGGTGGGCTGCTGGCCGGACTTGGCTACGCGCTGATCAACTCCGCGCTGCCGCATCGGTTGTGGACCCGCGGATCGGCGCTGGTGTCTGCGATGTGGGGGGTGGCGACGCTGGTCGGGCCGGCCACGGGCGGACTTTTCGCACAGTTCGGGCTGTGGCGGTGGGCGTTCGCTGCGACGGCGGCGATGTCCGGGCTGATGGCCGTGCTGGTGCTGGGCGTGCTGCGCACCCGGGCCGGTGCCAGCGGTGAGCAACCGGTGACACCCGCGCACAGGGTGCCGGTGTGGTCGTTGTTGTTGATGGGAGCTGCCGCCCTGGCTGTCAGCGTCGCCGAACTCCCGCGCTACCTGGTGCAGACCGCGGGCTTGCTGGTCGCCAGCGTGCTGCTGATCGGAATTTTCGTGGTCGTCGACTGGCGGATGCAGGCGGCAGTGTTGCCGCACAGCGTCTTTGGTCCTGGTCCGTTGAAGTGGATCTACCTGACCATGTCGGTGCAGATGGTCGCCGCGATGGTGACCACCTATGTGCCGCTGTTCGGTCAGCGGTTAGGGAACCTCACACCGGTGGCGGCCGGATTCTTGGGTGCGTCGCTGGCCGTCGGCTGGACGGCCAGCGAGATCGTCAGCGCATCGCTGAACAACAGCCGAGTGATCGGGCATGTGGTGGCGGCCGCGCCGTTGGTGATGGCGTCGGGTTTGGCGCTGGGCGCCCTCACCCAGCGTGCCGATGCGTCCCTCGGGATCGTCGGGCTGTGGGCGCTGGCGTTGCTGATCACCGGGACCGGGATCGGGATCGCCTGGCCGCATCTGTCCGCGTGGGCGATGGATTGCGTCGACGACCCGGCCGAAGGCGGCGCCGCGGCGGCGGCCATCAACATCGTGCAGCTCATCTCGGCAGCCTTCGGCGCCGGCCTGGCCGGCGTCGTGGTCAACGCGGCCGCGGGGGGCGAGGTGGCGGCCGCTCGCTGGTTGTTCGCGGTATTCACCGTGCTGGCCGCCCTCGGGTTCATCGCCTCCTGCCGGGCGACCCACCGCCAACGTCGGTCACCGGGTTGA
- a CDS encoding glycosyltransferase family 39 protein has product MVIIRGGTGGGAPRRRPGGETTAGDRNHRRRPTVTGIMSAPTLDQDAAPLAGEAAHSHAPGRRLDPWAVALLAMVVSGAWAGRPSLWFDEGATISASARRTLPELWNLLSHIDAVHGLYYLLMHGWFAIFPPTEFWSRVPSSLAIGAAAAGVVVFAKQFSGRSTALCAGAVFAILPRVTWAGIEARSSALSVTAAVWLTVLLVAAVRRNKPWLWLLYALGLMLSILISINLGLLVPVYAALLPLLAPATARKGAVIRWTVASVAAVGAMTPFVLFAHGQVWQVGWISGLNRNLFLDVVHRQYFDHSVPFAILSGVVVAAAVVVRLAGAPWPGEGTRPLLLAGAAWVVIPTTVVLIYSVAVEPIYYPRYLILTAPGAAIILAICIVTVAREPWLITGVVVLFAVAAFPNYYFTQRGPYAKEGWDYSQVADVISAHAAPGDCLLVDNTVPWRPGPIRALLATRPAAFRSLIDVERGAYGPKVGTLWDGHVAVWLTTAKINKCPTLWTITNRDKSLPDHQAGQALSPGTAFRRTPVYQFPGYLGFHIVERWQFHYSQVVKSTR; this is encoded by the coding sequence ATGGTGATCATTCGAGGTGGCACCGGCGGCGGTGCGCCCCGACGCCGGCCGGGTGGCGAGACGACGGCTGGTGACCGGAATCATCGCCGGCGACCTACAGTGACAGGCATCATGTCTGCACCGACCCTCGATCAGGACGCGGCGCCGCTGGCGGGCGAGGCTGCGCACTCGCATGCCCCGGGCCGGCGCCTCGACCCCTGGGCGGTCGCTTTGCTGGCTATGGTCGTGAGCGGAGCCTGGGCCGGTCGGCCGTCGCTGTGGTTCGACGAGGGTGCGACGATCTCGGCTTCGGCACGGCGCACCCTGCCGGAGTTGTGGAACCTGCTGAGTCATATCGACGCCGTGCACGGCCTGTACTACCTGCTGATGCATGGCTGGTTCGCGATCTTCCCGCCGACCGAGTTCTGGTCGCGGGTACCCAGCAGCCTGGCCATCGGAGCCGCCGCCGCCGGCGTCGTCGTGTTCGCGAAACAGTTTTCCGGCCGCAGCACCGCATTGTGTGCGGGAGCCGTCTTTGCCATCCTGCCTCGGGTGACCTGGGCGGGCATCGAGGCGCGCTCCTCTGCACTCTCGGTGACGGCTGCGGTCTGGCTGACGGTGCTGCTGGTCGCCGCGGTGCGGCGCAACAAGCCGTGGCTGTGGCTGCTGTATGCGTTGGGGCTGATGCTGTCGATCTTGATCAGCATCAACCTGGGACTGCTGGTGCCCGTGTACGCCGCGCTGCTACCGCTGCTGGCGCCCGCGACGGCGCGGAAAGGTGCCGTGATCCGGTGGACGGTCGCCTCGGTGGCCGCGGTCGGGGCCATGACGCCCTTCGTCCTGTTCGCGCACGGACAGGTGTGGCAGGTCGGGTGGATCTCCGGGCTGAACCGAAACCTCTTCCTCGATGTGGTGCATCGGCAGTACTTCGACCACAGCGTTCCGTTCGCCATCCTTTCGGGTGTGGTCGTCGCAGCCGCGGTCGTGGTGCGGTTGGCCGGCGCGCCGTGGCCCGGCGAGGGCACCCGCCCGCTGCTGCTGGCCGGCGCGGCCTGGGTCGTCATCCCCACCACCGTCGTCCTGATCTACTCGGTGGCCGTCGAACCCATCTACTACCCGCGCTACCTGATCCTGACCGCGCCCGGAGCGGCGATCATCCTGGCCATCTGCATCGTCACCGTGGCCCGCGAGCCCTGGCTCATCACCGGGGTGGTCGTGCTCTTCGCCGTCGCCGCGTTCCCGAACTACTACTTCACCCAGCGTGGACCCTACGCCAAGGAAGGCTGGGATTACAGCCAGGTCGCCGACGTCATCAGCGCCCATGCCGCGCCGGGAGACTGCCTCCTGGTGGACAACACCGTGCCCTGGCGACCGGGGCCGATCCGGGCGCTGCTGGCCACCCGCCCGGCCGCGTTCCGGTCGCTGATCGACGTCGAACGCGGCGCCTACGGACCCAAGGTCGGCACACTGTGGGACGGCCACGTGGCGGTGTGGCTGACCACCGCCAAGATCAACAAATGCCCGACGCTGTGGACGATCACCAACCGCGACAAGTCGTTGCCGGATCATCAAGCAGGACAAGCGTTGTCGCCGGGAACGGCGTTCAGGCGCACGCCGGTGTACCAGTTTCCCGGTTATCTGGGCTTCCACATCGTCGAGCGGTGGCAGTTCCACTACTCGCAGGTCGTCAAATCAACCCGGTGA